A window of the Archaeoglobus neptunius genome harbors these coding sequences:
- a CDS encoding archaellin/type IV pilin N-terminal domain-containing protein yields the protein MVWKRFGKDMKGFTGLEAAIVLIAFVTVAAVFSYVLLGAGFFATQKGQETVHTGVKQATSSMELVGSVVATGNTTQNKLTSVTFTLQLAAGGQPIDLNKTVITVLVPADGSYQEFKYSTTTADSSHYKVTWIYSLQGSNPDNYLEEFEKAEVKVDLSSFNINPNDDFVVEVKPPIGASYPIELKAPPSIDSVMVLIR from the coding sequence ATGGTGTGGAAGAGATTTGGTAAGGACATGAAGGGTTTCACGGGCCTTGAGGCGGCAATCGTGCTGATAGCCTTCGTCACAGTTGCGGCGGTGTTCAGCTACGTGCTGCTTGGGGCAGGATTCTTCGCAACCCAGAAGGGTCAGGAGACTGTGCATACTGGAGTCAAGCAGGCCACGAGCAGCATGGAGCTTGTGGGCAGTGTTGTTGCAACAGGCAACACCACACAGAACAAGCTTACGAGCGTCACGTTCACACTGCAGCTTGCTGCCGGTGGACAGCCAATCGATCTGAACAAAACTGTTATAACGGTTCTCGTGCCGGCAGATGGAAGCTATCAGGAGTTCAAGTACAGCACTACCACTGCAGATTCCAGCCACTACAAGGTGACCTGGATCTACAGCCTGCAGGGAAGCAATCCTGACAACTACCTTGAGGAGTTTGAGAAGGCAGAAGTTAAGGTTGATCTCAGCAGCTTCAATATCAACCCCAATGATGACTTTGTGGTTGAAGTTAAACCACCCATAGGTGCAAGCTATCCGATCGAGCTCAAGGCTCCACCGAGCATCGACAGTGTGATGGTGCTGATCAGGTAG
- a CDS encoding flagellin: MAREVISTSILMIATVIAVTAAVMVILPAVKDLAHSYTSVSGNLNERVETDMDIIFVKVTNTSTTVNVYFWVKNTGNTKLDTDLIRMSDIFLTSNSAYLHFTPSDPGVSFAIENGDGDNYWEKGETLRFSIENINASQMPQDEYLLTFVLYNGVKATDYFSW; this comes from the coding sequence ATGGCAAGGGAGGTGATATCCACATCGATTCTGATGATAGCAACAGTAATAGCGGTTACCGCTGCCGTTATGGTTATTTTGCCCGCTGTTAAGGATTTAGCTCACTCCTACACATCCGTCTCCGGGAATCTCAACGAGAGAGTTGAGACGGACATGGATATAATTTTCGTTAAGGTTACCAACACATCAACGACCGTAAACGTTTACTTCTGGGTGAAAAATACCGGCAACACGAAGCTTGACACAGACCTGATTCGGATGAGCGACATATTCTTAACCTCGAATTCGGCTTACCTGCACTTTACACCATCGGATCCCGGAGTATCGTTTGCAATAGAGAACGGTGATGGAGACAACTACTGGGAAAAGGGTGAGACCCTGAGGTTTTCCATTGAAAACATAAATGCAAGCCAGATGCCACAGGACGAGTACCTTCTGACCTTCGTTCTTTACAACGGGGTTAAAGCCACCGATTACTTCTCGTGGTGA
- a CDS encoding ATPase domain-containing protein, producing the protein MVESLMELEEEKKKSILSSGNTEIDKRLGGGIPLGSLTLIEGENDTGKSVLCQQFVYGGLVNGHNIAYYTTENTIKSFLRQMESLSLDVSDFYAWGYLRVFPVHLEGMDWSTEQMRSILNLVANHIRSIRENIAIIDSLTMFTTYSTEDDVLEFLTKLKNLCDNGKTILITLHQHAFKEDTLVRIRSACDCHLFLRKEQVGDRYVSVLEVSKIRGARKTTGNIVSFEVHPGFGLKIIPVSEARA; encoded by the coding sequence ATGGTTGAAAGTCTGATGGAACTGGAGGAGGAAAAGAAAAAGAGCATTCTTTCAAGTGGAAACACGGAGATAGATAAGAGACTTGGTGGGGGAATTCCCCTCGGTTCGCTGACACTTATTGAGGGTGAGAACGATACAGGCAAGAGCGTTCTCTGCCAGCAGTTCGTTTATGGAGGGCTGGTAAACGGGCATAACATCGCATATTACACCACGGAAAACACGATAAAGAGCTTTCTGAGACAGATGGAGTCTCTCAGTCTTGACGTTTCGGATTTCTACGCCTGGGGATATCTCAGAGTTTTTCCCGTTCATCTTGAGGGTATGGACTGGAGCACCGAGCAGATGAGGAGTATACTGAATCTTGTTGCGAATCACATCAGAAGCATCAGGGAAAATATCGCCATTATCGACTCTCTGACGATGTTCACAACCTACTCTACCGAGGATGACGTTCTGGAGTTTCTGACCAAGCTCAAAAATCTATGCGACAACGGAAAGACCATCCTGATTACACTGCACCAGCATGCGTTCAAGGAAGACACCCTTGTCAGGATAAGGTCAGCATGCGACTGTCACCTCTTTCTCAGAAAGGAGCAGGTGGGGGATAGATACGTGAGCGTGCTCGAAGTTTCCAAGATAAGAGGGGCAAGAAAGACTACAGGCAATATTGTCAGCTTTGAGGTCCATCCGGGATTCGGGCTTAAGATAATACCTGTCTCGGAGGCGAGAGCGTAG
- a CDS encoding arginase family protein — MLTGVFYHPSFSRRSYLTAGTRLKDFPGAFEEIRHPNFRLFESPRVDEKLVLKVHTDGHVREVENDPLCSTAWHSAGGVVKAAEMVYTGRLRNAFCYIGAGGHHAGRDYFWGYCCFNDVILAIQNLYDGFGEVKVAVIDTDAHHGDGTRQLLETMGLNVLHFCICSSDCRSDDGLKIDMSYFSRTYHEAVDVFCDMAATFEPELIFWYFGHDTHVGEYGDVGLTVEDYRKTAVKLKKLAELCNDKLVVVLGGGSVPDIARESTIAIIRILLE; from the coding sequence ATGCTAACGGGTGTTTTTTATCACCCCTCTTTTAGCAGAAGAAGCTATCTGACTGCTGGAACCAGACTTAAGGATTTTCCGGGGGCTTTTGAAGAGATCAGGCATCCAAACTTCAGGCTTTTTGAATCACCACGGGTTGATGAGAAACTGGTTCTGAAGGTTCACACGGATGGGCATGTCAGAGAAGTGGAGAACGACCCTCTTTGCTCCACTGCCTGGCATTCGGCGGGCGGTGTTGTAAAGGCTGCGGAGATGGTCTATACTGGAAGGTTGAGGAACGCCTTCTGCTACATAGGTGCCGGGGGACATCATGCCGGAAGGGATTACTTTTGGGGATACTGCTGCTTCAACGATGTAATTCTGGCCATACAGAACCTTTACGATGGATTTGGAGAGGTGAAAGTTGCGGTTATCGATACCGACGCTCACCATGGTGATGGTACAAGGCAGCTACTGGAAACTATGGGTCTCAACGTCCTGCATTTCTGCATCTGCAGCAGTGATTGCCGTTCAGACGATGGGCTGAAGATCGATATGAGCTATTTCTCCCGTACTTACCACGAGGCGGTGGATGTATTTTGCGATATGGCTGCTACATTTGAACCTGAGCTGATATTCTGGTACTTCGGCCATGATACGCATGTCGGTGAGTATGGAGATGTGGGTCTGACCGTGGAGGATTACCGGAAAACGGCGGTTAAGCTGAAAAAACTCGCTGAACTCTGCAATGATAAACTCGTAGTTGTCCTTGGAGGTGGCAGTGTACCGGACATTGCCAGAGAATCAACGATTGCGATTATCAGAATTTTACTGGAGTAG
- the flaJ gene encoding archaellar assembly protein FlaJ: protein MEFKTARAPKISVGFGKLGRISDALKSRGKELLMDNDLLFTLTYMASLSTANLSRDKIFEMVSEKEEYAPSEYFRKVKDLTQKWHYDYATACELVAEKIRHERLKKLFNRLSNAIAAGEPDDEFLEREWKTFKTVRKDEYERNLESLRKWSDAYTSLLVSASLISVVVLLSVVIYSVGDPSATLITSAFGNFVIALFGVFMLFKAVPKDRKVHDMKIKSKEQVAISRLAPVLLPIAVMMVAFISILPTVFNLKTGILNLGLLPGGDYRGLGFILAGILILPIGYLARVDDVKISKRDEAFTAFIRSLGAIKAGAGVSVAEALSRIDQKNLGELKELVLQLYRRLSMGLDPRISWERFVGESGSYLISKLTAIFVDATDLGGDADVVGEIVSSSNLEMVLLRLKRDLISSGFVNLIIPLHLAMVSLILFITQILAIFSDYISNLFTTQLGGVDTGEVFNKIPGGLQGLNIGIFSGIPVDLLNQYSLMIIVSLTIANTLSANIVKGGGKYLYLYYAAIFLILSGILMLVVPPVVKWAFSLPSFVET from the coding sequence ATGGAGTTCAAAACTGCAAGGGCACCGAAGATCTCCGTTGGTTTCGGAAAGCTTGGTAGAATTTCTGACGCATTAAAAAGCAGGGGAAAAGAGCTGTTAATGGACAATGACCTTCTTTTTACTCTTACCTACATGGCCTCGCTGTCAACAGCGAATCTCAGCAGAGACAAGATATTTGAGATGGTTTCCGAGAAGGAAGAGTACGCCCCCAGCGAGTATTTCAGAAAGGTCAAGGACCTGACTCAGAAATGGCATTACGACTATGCCACAGCCTGTGAGCTGGTTGCAGAGAAGATCAGGCATGAGAGACTGAAAAAGCTGTTCAACAGGCTTTCAAATGCAATAGCAGCAGGAGAACCGGATGATGAGTTTCTCGAAAGGGAGTGGAAAACATTCAAAACAGTAAGAAAGGATGAATACGAGCGAAACCTTGAAAGTCTGAGAAAGTGGAGTGACGCTTACACATCCCTTCTTGTCTCGGCATCGCTGATATCTGTTGTGGTTTTGCTCTCCGTCGTCATCTACAGTGTCGGGGATCCATCTGCAACACTGATCACTTCTGCATTCGGAAACTTCGTGATAGCCCTGTTTGGAGTTTTCATGCTCTTCAAAGCCGTTCCCAAGGACAGAAAGGTTCATGACATGAAAATCAAATCAAAAGAGCAGGTGGCAATCTCCCGATTAGCTCCTGTACTGCTTCCAATCGCTGTAATGATGGTTGCTTTCATTTCAATCCTGCCAACAGTGTTTAATCTCAAAACGGGAATTCTGAATCTCGGATTGCTGCCCGGAGGTGATTACAGAGGACTGGGATTCATTCTAGCGGGGATTTTAATCCTGCCGATTGGCTATCTGGCGAGGGTTGACGATGTGAAGATCAGCAAAAGGGATGAGGCTTTCACAGCATTCATCCGAAGTCTGGGTGCGATAAAAGCTGGTGCCGGGGTTTCCGTGGCCGAGGCGTTGAGCAGAATAGATCAGAAGAATCTCGGCGAGCTTAAAGAACTCGTGTTGCAGCTTTACAGGAGGCTTTCAATGGGTCTGGATCCAAGAATTTCCTGGGAGAGGTTCGTCGGTGAAAGCGGGAGTTACCTGATCTCCAAGCTGACGGCAATATTTGTGGATGCTACCGATCTGGGTGGTGATGCTGACGTTGTTGGAGAGATAGTATCATCATCAAACCTGGAGATGGTTCTGCTGAGGTTGAAGAGGGATCTAATATCCTCGGGATTCGTGAATCTAATAATTCCGCTCCATCTCGCTATGGTTTCCCTTATCCTGTTCATAACTCAGATACTTGCCATATTCTCGGACTACATCTCAAATCTTTTCACAACCCAGCTTGGAGGTGTGGATACAGGGGAGGTGTTCAACAAAATACCCGGTGGATTGCAGGGATTGAACATAGGGATATTCTCGGGAATACCCGTCGATCTTCTCAACCAGTACTCGCTTATGATAATTGTTTCCCTGACCATCGCCAACACCCTTTCCGCAAACATCGTTAAGGGTGGAGGAAAATACCTTTACCTTTACTATGCAGCAATTTTCCTGATTTTATCCGGAATTTTAATGCTTGTTGTTCCGCCAGTTGTCAAATGGGCGTTTAGTTTGCCCTCTTTTGTGGAGACGTGA
- the trmY gene encoding tRNA (pseudouridine(54)-N(1))-methyltransferase TrmY gives MKRAFLVVGNRAWTKPFSLNDIPGAGRMDVLCRCVSQSLFISHGIRRNVNVFLLLLGEPDPPKVVRIDGGSVKRMSPDERNVAGHLRKALGVECGEEWVKVHSGVYVARKSPAELLRELSGDYSVYYLREDGEDIREVVPSLKNPLFVLGDHTGLHEDIERIVMEMSAKTVKVSPLSLMAEQCITIVHYELDRLHF, from the coding sequence ATGAAAAGGGCGTTTCTCGTCGTCGGAAACAGGGCGTGGACAAAACCCTTCAGCCTGAACGACATTCCCGGGGCTGGAAGAATGGATGTACTCTGCAGATGCGTTTCTCAGTCCCTGTTCATCTCTCACGGCATAAGGAGGAATGTAAACGTGTTTTTGCTGCTTCTAGGTGAGCCGGATCCACCAAAAGTCGTGAGGATTGATGGTGGGAGTGTTAAAAGAATGTCACCGGATGAGAGAAACGTGGCGGGGCATCTGAGGAAGGCCCTTGGCGTTGAATGCGGTGAGGAATGGGTTAAGGTGCATTCAGGTGTGTACGTGGCAAGGAAAAGTCCTGCTGAGTTGCTCCGTGAACTTTCAGGAGATTATTCGGTGTACTACCTGAGAGAGGATGGGGAGGATATACGGGAAGTGGTTCCGTCACTGAAAAACCCCCTTTTTGTTCTGGGGGACCACACCGGACTTCATGAAGACATCGAAAGGATTGTTATGGAGATGTCAGCTAAAACTGTGAAAGTTTCGCCCCTCTCTTTGATGGCGGAGCAGTGCATAACCATTGTCCACTACGAGCTTGACAGGTTGCATTTTTGA
- a CDS encoding cytochrome c biogenesis CcdA family protein, giving the protein MFELVMAFALGVVSVFSPCVLPIIPLIFAGSRGKPLNAALIVIGLTLSMVLAGMVFSAVSGLRVVAYVFMLLFAVSLLSEDVELKLSSLVSRLTSKFSKNLSTVPSFLFGFLLAFVWLPCILPFAGIALSQALISGNPYVMLSYGLGMSLTISIIFKAGERFVVSNFRTVKRVAGILVLLYLAYFILVG; this is encoded by the coding sequence ATGTTTGAACTTGTAATGGCCTTCGCCTTGGGCGTGGTGTCTGTATTCTCACCGTGCGTACTTCCCATAATCCCGCTTATTTTTGCAGGATCGAGGGGAAAACCGCTCAATGCAGCTCTTATAGTTATTGGTTTAACTCTGAGCATGGTACTGGCAGGAATGGTATTCTCTGCTGTTTCTGGCTTGAGAGTTGTGGCCTATGTTTTCATGCTTCTGTTTGCCGTTTCTCTGTTGAGCGAGGATGTTGAACTGAAATTATCGTCTCTTGTTTCAAGGCTAACATCGAAATTTTCGAAAAATCTCTCTACTGTTCCATCCTTTCTTTTTGGATTTCTACTCGCATTTGTATGGCTTCCCTGCATACTTCCGTTTGCCGGTATTGCGCTATCTCAGGCTCTGATTTCGGGAAACCCGTACGTAATGCTCTCATATGGCCTCGGCATGTCTCTCACAATTTCGATCATTTTCAAGGCAGGAGAAAGATTTGTCGTCTCGAATTTCAGAACGGTGAAGAGGGTTGCTGGCATCTTGGTTCTGCTCTACCTTGCATATTTCATTCTGGTGGGGTGA
- a CDS encoding type II/IV secretion system ATPase subunit gives MAVDKLEFSFKPKGMKQGVVANFPFKPRALEEEHDHSNIATCGIYKLLPDRMKKEVEKNLHLLEYLHILPLDKIGIPKFAPKLDRKKHGDLDRPNLIYPADEQIYIHVYPDKNDMRNFYIPIEPTLLTGVDELMKEVEIRLVDYITDIDFDPEDNEEKIRILKEALKEVCEITDGSESFMEDSRGELRLLPRLKLGFFRNSKNGFRDKIKVTAQQYKALEYALIRDKVGLGVLEPYIRDKYIEDISCSGLGPIFVEHKIFKGLKSVIEFRDEETLNKFIIRLAERIGKPVTYKDPIVDATLPDGSRINIVFGNDISKNGSNFTIRKFNETPFSVLQLIEFGSLDYMIAGYLWLLISEGMSGFICGETASGKTTLLNAITAFIRPEAKVVSIEDTPELQVPHRNWTREVTRGSTRAGGIGEGGGSDVTMFDLLKAALRQRPNYILVGEIRGVEGNIAFQAMQTGHPVMSTFHAATVEKLIQRLTTEPISVPKTFIDNLNFVVIQSAVRRPDGKLVRRVLSVSEIVGYNPQKGGVSFIEVFQWDPVTDTHVFTGFGSSYLLEQKIATRLGIPPNKKRLIYEEVEKRARILKKLHEQGVTDFYELFKSISKIYKSGLLSIKV, from the coding sequence ATGGCCGTCGATAAGCTGGAGTTCAGCTTTAAGCCGAAGGGGATGAAACAGGGAGTTGTGGCCAACTTTCCCTTCAAACCAAGGGCACTGGAGGAAGAACATGACCATTCCAACATTGCAACCTGTGGTATCTACAAACTGCTTCCCGACAGGATGAAAAAGGAAGTCGAGAAGAATCTCCATCTTCTTGAGTACCTCCATATTCTCCCCCTCGACAAAATCGGAATACCAAAATTTGCCCCGAAGCTTGACAGGAAGAAACATGGCGATCTGGACAGACCGAATCTGATCTACCCGGCGGATGAGCAGATATACATCCACGTCTACCCGGACAAGAACGATATGAGGAACTTCTACATCCCCATCGAGCCAACACTATTGACTGGAGTTGACGAGCTGATGAAGGAAGTCGAGATAAGGCTCGTTGACTACATTACGGACATTGACTTTGATCCGGAGGACAATGAGGAGAAGATAAGGATTCTTAAAGAGGCTTTGAAAGAGGTCTGTGAGATCACTGATGGCAGCGAATCTTTCATGGAGGACAGCAGGGGCGAACTGAGGCTACTGCCCAGGCTAAAACTGGGATTCTTCAGGAACAGTAAAAATGGATTCAGAGACAAGATAAAGGTAACAGCGCAGCAGTACAAGGCGCTGGAGTATGCCTTGATCAGGGACAAGGTTGGACTGGGTGTCCTTGAGCCCTATATTAGAGACAAGTACATCGAGGACATTTCCTGCAGCGGTTTGGGTCCGATTTTTGTTGAGCACAAGATATTCAAGGGGTTGAAGAGCGTTATAGAGTTCAGGGATGAGGAAACTCTCAACAAGTTCATAATAAGGCTGGCGGAGAGAATAGGAAAGCCCGTGACTTACAAGGATCCAATAGTTGATGCCACCCTGCCGGACGGAAGCAGAATTAACATCGTCTTTGGAAACGACATAAGCAAGAACGGTAGCAACTTCACAATCAGAAAGTTCAACGAAACACCGTTCAGCGTTCTGCAACTGATAGAGTTTGGTTCTCTGGACTACATGATCGCCGGCTATCTCTGGCTGCTGATCAGCGAAGGCATGAGCGGGTTCATCTGTGGTGAGACAGCAAGTGGTAAAACCACACTTCTCAATGCGATTACGGCATTCATCAGGCCGGAGGCGAAGGTGGTTTCTATTGAGGACACACCTGAACTGCAGGTTCCGCACAGGAACTGGACGAGAGAAGTTACAAGGGGTTCCACAAGAGCTGGCGGGATTGGTGAGGGGGGAGGGAGTGATGTTACAATGTTCGATCTGCTGAAGGCTGCATTGAGACAGAGGCCGAACTACATCCTGGTTGGTGAGATCAGAGGTGTTGAGGGCAACATTGCGTTTCAGGCCATGCAGACGGGCCACCCTGTGATGTCTACATTCCATGCAGCAACCGTTGAGAAGCTAATTCAGAGATTGACAACCGAACCGATAAGTGTGCCAAAGACATTCATAGACAACCTGAACTTCGTTGTCATTCAGAGTGCAGTGAGGAGACCCGACGGTAAGCTCGTCAGGAGAGTTCTCAGTGTTAGCGAAATCGTCGGTTATAACCCGCAAAAGGGAGGAGTATCATTCATCGAGGTTTTTCAGTGGGATCCTGTTACAGATACGCATGTATTCACTGGATTCGGGAGCTCATATCTTTTGGAGCAGAAGATCGCAACGAGACTTGGTATCCCACCAAACAAGAAGAGGTTAATCTACGAGGAGGTTGAAAAAAGGGCCAGAATACTCAAAAAGCTCCATGAACAGGGGGTCACGGATTTCTATGAGTTATTCAAGTCGATATCGAAGATATACAAGAGTGGGTTGCTGAGCATTAAGGTTTAG
- a CDS encoding YlbF family regulator, with translation MLDEGVKTKAIELAESIRELGEYKEFVEMEQLLKEDEVAQELLVEFQQKQQDFVTKQLSGEYDQDLLGELTELQSKLNARESVVRFIESYNRLLAVIGEVVDLISEKIELDIGEVYRR, from the coding sequence ATGTTGGATGAAGGTGTGAAAACCAAGGCAATTGAGCTGGCTGAAAGCATAAGAGAGCTTGGAGAGTATAAGGAGTTTGTTGAAATGGAGCAGCTTCTAAAGGAGGATGAAGTTGCTCAGGAGCTGCTTGTTGAGTTTCAGCAGAAACAGCAGGATTTTGTAACAAAGCAGCTTTCGGGTGAGTATGATCAGGATCTGCTGGGTGAGTTGACAGAGTTGCAGTCAAAGCTTAATGCGAGAGAAAGCGTTGTCAGATTTATAGAGTCTTATAACAGGTTACTCGCTGTCATCGGGGAAGTTGTGGATCTGATAAGTGAGAAAATCGAGCTTGACATTGGAGAAGTTTACAGGCGCTGA
- a CDS encoding archaellin/type IV pilin N-terminal domain-containing protein, protein MRRGVLKIRSDEKGFTGLEAAIVLIAFVVVAAVFSYVMLGAGFYTTQKSKKVVDTGVKQASSSLTLDGQYIYLDCTSAKGGSTGSNGQVGEVYFYVTQTAGGSPVDLNKTSIAITTSSGYKQIFYNETACTPGSGGANCPWWYVNTIGDGDNVVEPNEKYKIVINVTLTDWSNDIGTLNPNDQVTIEVRPPIGAPLAITKTLPPSFTNLTYI, encoded by the coding sequence ATGAGGAGAGGAGTTTTGAAAATAAGAAGTGACGAAAAGGGTTTCACCGGACTTGAAGCAGCGATCGTGCTGATAGCGTTCGTTGTGGTAGCAGCGGTGTTCAGCTACGTCATGCTGGGAGCCGGTTTCTACACCACACAGAAGTCAAAGAAGGTCGTTGACACCGGAGTAAAACAGGCTTCAAGCAGTCTTACACTGGACGGGCAGTACATCTATCTGGACTGTACCAGTGCAAAAGGGGGAAGCACCGGGTCTAATGGACAGGTGGGTGAGGTTTACTTCTACGTAACGCAGACGGCTGGTGGATCTCCGGTTGACCTCAACAAGACGTCAATAGCAATAACCACAAGCAGCGGATACAAGCAGATATTTTACAATGAAACTGCATGCACACCCGGTTCGGGTGGCGCAAACTGTCCGTGGTGGTATGTCAATACAATTGGTGATGGTGACAACGTTGTTGAGCCGAATGAAAAGTACAAGATAGTGATAAACGTTACCCTGACGGACTGGAGCAACGATATTGGCACCCTCAATCCGAATGACCAGGTTACGATTGAAGTCCGCCCGCCCATCGGTGCACCGCTGGCGATAACCAAGACTCTGCCACCAAGCTTCACAAACTTAACCTATATCTGA